From one bacterium genomic stretch:
- a CDS encoding short-chain dehydrogenase, translating into MNIRNSRILVLGGWGLVGSAVCKKLLEYEPSFLAVTSLRKAEVEESILELDPYRRNCEIVVDWGDIFVTSDLKDMSRVEILNDPLTRRRFIDGIFEKPTDERLKSFFLHSVITKHRPDIIVDCVNSATGLAYQDTYTAYYEVRDLMDALDQGHTFNDIRDRVERLASTISVPQLIRHLQVLNHACRLGKVRMYVKIGTTGTGGMGLNIPYTHSEDKPSGQLLSKSSLAGAHSLLLFLMGRTPGSPHVKEIKPAAVIAWKKIGYGEIRRAGKPLPLFDCDPSASVPLGSVFRRVESACGESKGRNLEAVYIDTGENGIFSTEEFFTITAADQMEFVTPEEIANSVVAEIEGGNSGFDVVGALDSVVMGPTYRAGILRQHALNEMVRLERECGERSIAFEMLGPPHLSKLLYEAFLIWLAFPRVLDFTKLTVEECSKSLENVIRAKESLRSTIISIGIPILLPDGKRILRGPEVKIPSYAGSNEFAVTDENLNEWAKKGWIDLRPSNMRLWQERIETHLKFDDVLRREDNSSGYPWSTRFEGEDDRHFVGKIVTRIFIDEENGGRIKA; encoded by the coding sequence ATGAACATTCGGAATAGTCGCATATTGGTGTTGGGCGGTTGGGGTTTGGTTGGAAGCGCAGTGTGCAAGAAGCTGCTTGAGTATGAGCCTTCTTTTTTGGCTGTGACATCGTTGCGAAAAGCTGAAGTTGAAGAATCCATACTCGAACTTGATCCGTATCGCCGCAATTGTGAGATTGTCGTAGATTGGGGCGACATTTTCGTCACCAGTGACTTGAAAGATATGTCCCGTGTCGAGATTCTGAATGACCCCTTAACACGCCGCAGATTCATTGACGGAATCTTTGAAAAGCCGACAGATGAAAGGTTGAAGTCGTTTTTTCTACACTCAGTAATAACGAAGCATCGACCCGACATCATAGTTGATTGCGTAAACTCGGCTACAGGCCTTGCGTATCAAGATACCTACACGGCATACTACGAAGTACGAGACCTGATGGATGCGCTGGACCAAGGACACACTTTTAATGATATCAGAGACCGCGTTGAGCGACTTGCAAGCACGATCAGCGTGCCGCAGTTGATTCGACATTTACAAGTTCTTAATCATGCTTGCAGATTAGGCAAGGTCAGAATGTACGTGAAAATCGGAACCACAGGAACCGGTGGAATGGGCCTGAACATTCCGTATACGCATTCCGAAGATAAGCCATCGGGTCAGCTGCTAAGTAAGTCATCGCTTGCCGGTGCTCATAGTTTACTTCTCTTCTTGATGGGACGCACGCCAGGATCACCTCACGTGAAGGAAATTAAACCTGCAGCCGTCATCGCTTGGAAGAAAATTGGTTACGGAGAGATCAGGAGAGCAGGGAAGCCTCTTCCATTGTTTGATTGTGATCCATCCGCGTCTGTTCCACTTGGTTCGGTGTTCCGTCGAGTTGAGTCAGCCTGTGGAGAAAGTAAAGGACGAAATCTCGAAGCCGTCTACATAGACACAGGTGAAAACGGGATTTTTTCCACGGAAGAGTTCTTTACCATTACTGCAGCTGACCAAATGGAGTTTGTCACTCCCGAAGAAATTGCCAACTCTGTTGTTGCCGAAATTGAAGGCGGTAACAGCGGATTTGACGTCGTCGGTGCGCTGGATTCAGTTGTAATGGGACCAACTTATCGAGCCGGAATCCTGCGTCAGCACGCGCTAAATGAAATGGTGCGTTTGGAACGTGAATGTGGCGAGCGCAGCATCGCTTTCGAGATGCTTGGACCGCCTCATTTGTCAAAGCTGCTTTATGAAGCGTTTCTGATTTGGCTGGCCTTCCCACGGGTACTCGACTTTACAAAACTTACTGTGGAAGAATGTTCGAAATCATTGGAAAATGTAATTCGCGCAAAGGAATCGCTGCGATCCACGATCATTTCAATAGGTATCCCGATACTTTTACCTGACGGGAAGAGAATACTTCGCGGCCCTGAAGTCAAGATTCCCTCGTATGCCGGTTCGAACGAATTTGCTGTGACGGACGAGAACCTGAATGAATGGGCGAAGAAGGGGTGGATTGATCTACGACCTTCAAACATGCGCTTATGGCAGGAACGAATCGAGACGCACTTGAAGTTTGACGACGTGCTTCGACGCGAAGATAACTCATCCGGCTATCCATGGTCAACTCGATTTGAGGGTGAAGATGACAGACATTTTGTCGGTAAGATCGTCACTCGGATCTTTATTGATGAAGAAAATGGCGGCCGTATCAAAGCATGA
- a CDS encoding 1-acyl-sn-glycerol-3-phosphate acyltransferase translates to MRIFYATVARIARTLFWVLYGVRVTGLERLPKSGPVLICSNHRSNLDPPLLGSHLDREVSYFAKAELFKNLFFGPFLRKLNAFPVKRGQMDKSAMSTCIKILKSGGALVFFPEGTRAPDAGFLTPKFGVGWVLCKTKAQVVPVYLHGTGNAKAFTKKRPSLEIVIGEPVDANQIISDSPDSREGYQQVAERIMEIIRGLSLRTTLCAIKEPHEVFPRSAIEDERLR, encoded by the coding sequence GTGCGCATTTTTTATGCTACAGTGGCGCGTATCGCACGGACGCTTTTCTGGGTCCTTTACGGTGTGCGTGTTACCGGCCTGGAAAGGCTACCAAAGTCCGGACCCGTGCTAATTTGCTCAAACCATCGGTCAAATCTTGATCCGCCACTACTTGGTTCTCATTTAGATCGTGAAGTCAGCTACTTTGCAAAGGCAGAGTTGTTTAAAAACCTGTTCTTTGGGCCATTTCTGCGCAAGTTGAACGCATTCCCCGTTAAGCGCGGACAGATGGACAAATCGGCGATGTCAACCTGTATAAAGATACTGAAGTCCGGTGGTGCACTGGTATTCTTTCCAGAAGGCACACGCGCACCAGACGCCGGATTCCTCACGCCAAAATTCGGAGTCGGTTGGGTCCTGTGCAAGACGAAGGCACAGGTAGTTCCGGTTTATCTTCATGGTACAGGAAACGCCAAGGCATTCACCAAAAAGCGTCCTAGCCTTGAAATTGTAATCGGGGAACCAGTTGATGCGAATCAAATTATTAGTGACTCTCCCGACTCCCGTGAGGGATACCAACAAGTAGCAGAGAGAATCATGGAAATCATTCGCGGGCTTTCACTTCGAACGACACTTTGTGCTATCAAAGAACCGCATGAGGTGTTCCCGCGAAGCGCAATTGAAGATGAGCGATTAAGATGA
- a CDS encoding T9SS type A sorting domain-containing protein has translation MTSLLVALVFIANVSLAARIYVVNSLDESLGWADTETGESHPQAATLGNLANHLDVDGNRIFVVNSGLGTLQIIDRLTLQTIDEFAVNGAVNPYAAAVLDEQRVAVTGLLSGTLSVLYIDSGIADTVFVTGISPQAVHRFGDQIYVLNTGVDFPEYHQGTLKRYDLETYELVDSISVGINPQDMLVVDDEIHVLCTGNYLDTFGTVEIRGMETLELDTVLHVGGSPGAFSSDGSTVYIAAGGWAGSGRIFRYDVGSRTILNDDSNPISCGTGASDIISLPDGGFAVSCFVSATVEHRTSSGELQREFLMSAGTGAIDMFELPSYSEPVEVVPNSRAIVKAYPNPFNSVLILEISGVNTASAVDIVDISGRSVASLPVESGQDRVFWKPSNASSYHVASGCYFARLRSPEQGRPVKLLYIK, from the coding sequence TTGACTAGTCTCTTAGTTGCATTGGTCTTTATCGCAAATGTTTCGCTGGCAGCAAGAATATACGTCGTGAATTCATTGGATGAAAGCCTTGGTTGGGCAGATACTGAGACAGGTGAATCTCATCCTCAAGCGGCAACGCTCGGTAACCTTGCCAACCATTTAGATGTTGATGGCAACCGCATATTCGTCGTAAACTCTGGCCTTGGCACGCTTCAGATTATTGATAGATTGACTCTGCAAACCATCGATGAGTTCGCGGTGAATGGTGCGGTAAATCCGTATGCTGCGGCAGTATTGGATGAGCAAAGAGTGGCAGTGACAGGGCTCCTCAGCGGTACGCTTTCTGTACTGTACATTGATTCCGGTATTGCCGATACGGTGTTCGTCACCGGCATCAGCCCACAAGCAGTCCACAGATTTGGTGACCAGATTTATGTACTGAACACCGGCGTGGATTTTCCCGAATACCATCAAGGAACTTTGAAGAGATACGATTTGGAAACTTACGAACTCGTGGATTCCATTTCTGTTGGAATTAACCCGCAGGACATGTTGGTCGTTGATGACGAAATCCACGTCTTATGCACCGGCAATTACCTCGACACTTTTGGGACAGTTGAAATCCGAGGAATGGAAACCCTTGAATTAGACACAGTACTGCATGTTGGGGGATCACCAGGCGCGTTCAGCAGTGACGGTTCGACAGTGTACATTGCCGCAGGCGGTTGGGCGGGTTCAGGACGCATATTTCGTTATGATGTGGGATCGAGAACTATTTTGAATGACGATAGCAATCCAATTTCTTGCGGAACAGGCGCTTCAGATATCATTTCTTTACCGGACGGCGGATTTGCAGTTTCCTGCTTTGTCAGCGCAACTGTTGAGCACCGTACTTCATCTGGGGAACTGCAACGTGAGTTTCTGATGTCCGCCGGTACTGGTGCAATTGACATGTTCGAATTACCGAGTTACTCTGAACCAGTAGAAGTCGTTCCAAACTCCCGGGCAATTGTCAAGGCGTACCCGAATCCGTTCAATTCTGTCTTAATTCTTGAAATTTCAGGTGTTAACACAGCCTCCGCCGTGGATATCGTTGACATTTCCGGGCGCTCAGTTGCTTCACTGCCAGTGGAATCTGGCCAAGACCGGGTATTCTGGAAACCTTCTAACGCTTCCAGTTACCATGTTGCTTCCGGCTGTTACTTTGCACGGCTGCGGTCACCAGAACAAGGTAGACCAGTTAAGCTCTTATATATAAAATAA
- a CDS encoding TonB-dependent receptor produces the protein MRIRLAVLSALILLSDAHSSEVSFTLPEVTVVGLHMSSISRYSREDVKRSGANSAAEFLSRVSGLSIRDDGASGGKKFVRLMGANVNQVLVLVDGIRIAEVGSGESNLSRIAADEIESIEIGFGSHSEYGGEAIGGVVSIRTSIRAKSDMRIGVRTNDKSTLFESHRSLSHGSLRACVSISHEKGSGAYRYRITEQDGNGSHTLNLGETRRRENNDINKFTVRTTVIRELQHGELRGVAGFEKSEYGLPGYLVPRATLLARQEEEWREWQLSWMHSLKRKFFSAAIAAQSHNRVFNDPDPLSYIHFSHEKSDRLTGSSSFQTKILGGHLSNSLRIEHERLSSEVLSNSSARRNKWQVGATLSRTFVLSARSGQLLHASSGTSIERYGDQAIQVLPNAELWHSIGDKNSIRVGARLSRAYLSPSFYSLFWNDELLAQGNPDLSPEESEMTQLFLRAKTGNPLESNVEVTASHNNVTNLIYWSQSFDGRWKPQNLRRAVVRQIGVSYNQVLVPSLLTGSARMEWLDARDRSGERVSEGKYLIYRPLRSGGVSLNATLFGYKCFVHYQSVGRQAVLATNSKWLQGYELVDAGVFKEIALNGKVLEVGISFDNLTNTDYRTVRFAPMPLREISISISYSAGGKVD, from the coding sequence GTGAGAATACGTCTGGCAGTACTAAGTGCATTGATACTGCTTTCAGATGCACACTCCAGCGAAGTTTCGTTCACTTTGCCTGAAGTTACGGTCGTCGGCCTTCACATGAGTTCAATTAGCAGGTATTCTCGAGAAGATGTCAAACGTAGTGGCGCAAATTCGGCGGCCGAGTTTCTGAGTCGCGTTTCAGGACTTTCGATACGAGATGACGGCGCATCCGGTGGAAAGAAGTTTGTTAGGTTGATGGGCGCGAATGTAAACCAAGTGCTTGTCCTGGTTGACGGAATTAGAATCGCAGAGGTGGGGAGCGGGGAATCTAATTTGAGCAGGATCGCTGCGGACGAGATTGAGTCAATTGAAATTGGTTTTGGCAGCCACTCAGAATACGGTGGCGAGGCGATTGGAGGTGTAGTCTCGATCCGCACGTCCATTCGAGCAAAGAGTGACATGCGAATTGGAGTACGGACCAACGACAAAAGTACATTGTTCGAATCTCATAGATCACTATCGCACGGGAGTCTGCGCGCGTGTGTTTCCATAAGCCACGAAAAAGGCAGCGGCGCCTATAGGTATCGAATCACGGAGCAAGACGGGAATGGTTCGCACACTTTGAATCTCGGAGAAACGCGTCGCCGTGAGAATAACGACATTAACAAGTTTACCGTTCGTACAACTGTCATCCGTGAGTTGCAGCATGGTGAACTGCGTGGCGTGGCTGGCTTCGAAAAGTCCGAGTATGGACTTCCAGGCTACTTGGTACCGAGGGCAACACTTCTCGCTCGGCAAGAGGAAGAGTGGCGCGAATGGCAGTTGTCATGGATGCACAGTCTTAAGCGCAAGTTTTTCAGCGCTGCCATTGCCGCACAAAGTCACAACCGTGTATTCAATGACCCTGACCCGCTAAGTTATATTCACTTTTCTCACGAGAAATCTGACAGGTTGACGGGATCCTCTAGTTTTCAAACAAAGATTCTGGGAGGACATCTCAGCAACTCTCTGAGAATCGAGCATGAGCGTTTGTCAAGTGAAGTACTCAGCAATTCTTCCGCTCGCAGAAATAAGTGGCAAGTGGGCGCAACATTGAGCCGTACATTTGTACTCTCAGCTCGAAGTGGTCAGCTCTTGCATGCTTCAAGTGGTACAAGTATCGAAAGATATGGTGACCAGGCAATTCAAGTACTCCCAAACGCGGAGCTATGGCACTCGATTGGCGACAAAAACTCGATTAGAGTGGGAGCAAGACTCTCACGAGCATATCTGTCACCCAGTTTTTACTCACTGTTCTGGAACGATGAGTTGCTTGCGCAGGGCAATCCGGACTTGAGTCCTGAAGAATCTGAAATGACGCAGCTATTCCTGCGTGCGAAAACCGGCAATCCCCTGGAGTCGAACGTGGAAGTAACAGCCAGTCACAATAACGTGACGAATCTCATCTACTGGAGCCAGAGTTTTGATGGACGCTGGAAGCCCCAGAATTTGCGAAGAGCAGTTGTTAGACAAATTGGAGTAAGCTACAATCAGGTGCTGGTACCTTCACTGCTTACTGGTTCAGCAAGAATGGAATGGTTAGACGCACGTGACAGAAGCGGCGAACGAGTCTCAGAGGGCAAATACCTGATCTACAGGCCGTTAAGAAGCGGTGGCGTTTCTCTGAATGCCACACTCTTTGGGTATAAGTGCTTTGTCCATTATCAATCAGTCGGCAGACAGGCAGTATTGGCAACAAACTCCAAGTGGCTACAGGGGTACGAACTAGTTGATGCAGGAGTTTTCAAGGAAATTGCTTTAAATGGCAAAGTCCTTGAAGTTGGAATCTCCTTTGACAATTTGACGAATACTGATTACAGGACAGTCCGGTTTGCGCCGATGCCCTTGCGGGAAATCTCAATTTCAATATCATACAGCGCGGGAGGGAAAGTTGACTAG
- the trpS gene encoding tryptophan--tRNA ligase, translating into MISRKKRILSGMRPTGRLHLGNYVGALENWVRLQEDYENYHLVADWHTLTTDYEHTRQIPQNVHEMVTDWLAAGIDPEKSPIFVQSQVKAHAELYLLLNMIIAKGRLERNPTLKDQVRDLELEDSVTAGHLTYPVLQAADIMMYKGEVVPVGEDQLPHIEVTRELARRFNNLYSPNHPIFPEPEGLLTSFPRLQGLDGRRMSKSLGNTILLADSPEEISAKLRKAVTDPQKVRKNDPGRPDLCLVFGYHQKFNESETAEIRSGCESGALGCVECKKRCADRIISHLAPIHDRRKNLEKSPDYVNEVLQFGKERACEIADMTMSEVHAAMGFGA; encoded by the coding sequence ATGATATCGCGCAAGAAACGAATCCTGTCGGGAATGCGACCGACTGGCCGACTGCATCTCGGTAATTATGTTGGCGCACTTGAAAACTGGGTACGATTGCAGGAAGATTACGAGAATTATCACCTTGTTGCGGACTGGCATACACTGACGACCGACTACGAACACACTCGTCAGATTCCACAAAATGTTCACGAGATGGTGACGGATTGGTTAGCAGCTGGCATTGACCCCGAGAAGAGCCCGATTTTTGTACAGTCTCAGGTGAAAGCGCACGCTGAACTATACCTGCTGTTGAACATGATTATCGCAAAAGGGCGGCTCGAACGAAATCCGACCTTGAAGGATCAAGTACGAGACTTGGAACTCGAAGACTCGGTTACTGCCGGCCACTTGACTTATCCCGTGCTGCAGGCCGCGGATATCATGATGTACAAGGGCGAGGTTGTGCCGGTAGGCGAAGATCAGCTTCCTCACATCGAAGTGACACGCGAACTGGCAAGACGATTCAACAATCTTTACTCACCAAATCATCCCATTTTTCCTGAACCAGAGGGGCTCCTAACGAGTTTCCCGCGTTTGCAGGGGCTGGACGGAAGAAGAATGTCAAAGTCGCTTGGCAATACGATTCTTCTTGCAGACTCACCGGAAGAGATTTCGGCAAAGTTGCGGAAAGCGGTCACCGATCCACAGAAGGTGAGGAAAAACGATCCGGGCAGGCCGGACTTGTGTCTGGTGTTTGGATATCATCAGAAGTTTAATGAATCCGAAACCGCTGAGATTCGATCCGGTTGTGAATCCGGCGCGCTTGGCTGCGTAGAGTGCAAGAAACGATGTGCTGATAGGATTATCTCGCACCTTGCGCCAATTCACGATCGGCGAAAGAATCTTGAGAAATCCCCTGATTATGTCAATGAAGTGCTTCAGTTTGGGAAAGAGCGTGCATGCGAAATCGCTGACATGACAATGTCCGAAGTACACGCAGCAATGGGATTCGGAGCGTGA
- the scpB gene encoding SMC-Scp complex subunit ScpB, whose translation MTIQEESLAPDDKQKAPDGSVNEFEIDESADDFDGAEARFERRKSQLEALLLASTEPITEASFSNAAGKRAGARLKELVQALNQDYLLQQRAFEILPVAGGYMLFTRPEHGDLIRRYLAEKARTRLSRAALESLAVIAFKGPVTRIEIDEIRGVDSGGVLRNLLDRRLIKVKGRAEIVGRPLLYETTDEFLKYFGITSISDLPRHAELTRELGELRSAENHQEGLPLSEHEAEAIDPAHEVGKAGNGHRDLAPQNLSDSSEE comes from the coding sequence ATGACCATTCAAGAAGAGTCACTTGCCCCAGATGACAAACAAAAAGCACCTGATGGCTCGGTGAATGAGTTTGAAATCGATGAGTCTGCCGACGATTTTGACGGCGCAGAAGCTCGATTTGAACGAAGGAAGTCACAGCTGGAAGCTTTGCTGCTGGCAAGCACTGAACCAATTACCGAGGCCTCGTTTTCCAACGCGGCCGGGAAGCGGGCTGGGGCGAGACTTAAGGAACTTGTTCAAGCCTTAAATCAGGACTACCTGTTACAACAGCGCGCATTTGAAATTCTGCCTGTGGCAGGCGGTTACATGCTTTTTACTCGTCCCGAGCACGGTGACTTGATAAGGCGTTATCTGGCGGAGAAGGCAAGAACTCGTCTTTCAAGAGCTGCACTCGAGTCCTTGGCTGTCATTGCCTTCAAGGGTCCGGTAACTCGAATTGAGATTGATGAGATCAGAGGAGTTGACTCCGGTGGCGTGCTTCGAAACCTGCTCGACAGGCGCCTGATCAAAGTCAAAGGCAGAGCGGAGATTGTTGGACGTCCTTTGCTGTACGAGACTACGGACGAGTTTCTGAAGTACTTTGGAATAACAAGTATCTCGGATCTGCCACGCCACGCAGAACTCACCAGAGAACTTGGAGAGCTGAGATCGGCTGAAAATCATCAGGAAGGACTGCCTCTCTCTGAACATGAAGCGGAGGCAATTGACCCGGCACATGAGGTTGGAAAGGCCGGTAATGGACATCGTGATTTGGCGCCACAAAACCTTTCTGATAGTTCTGAAGAATAA
- the rpsA gene encoding 30S ribosomal protein S1, with amino-acid sequence MEELTHSSSEETKTTAWVDEVFFKGRKVKRSELPEEKQRMTQEAQDLANLYSKLVMEFREGEIVQGKIVSISDKEISIDIGFKSEGTVARDEFANLADVKIGDDVEVFLDRVEDHSGQLALSKRKADFMKTWERIQSIHEKQDVTTGNIQRRIKGGFVVNVMGVEAFLPGSQIDVHPVRDFDALVGRDMDFRIVKLNDARKNIVVSRKVIIEEGLKGVREKILSELQVGDVMEGTAKNITDFGVFVDLGGVDGLLHITDLSWGRVSHPSEVVQLDQKLTVKVLDYDRERQRISVGLKQLQAHPWDGVDDRYPVGAKVLGKVVSIARYGAFVELEKGLEGLVHISEMSWTQHVKHPSAMLSVGDEIEVVILNIDKEGRKISLGMKQVDADPWENLEQKYAPGSRHTGKVRDLVPFGAFVELEDGIDGLVHISDLSWTKRVRHPGEILQKGEEVEIVVLGFDRNERRIALGLKQAQSNPWDEFESLYSVGSQTAGKVIRVMDKGVIVELPREVEGFVPASQLKRLTKGSKQTVSVGDEISLEVIEFDRENKKIILAAQSPDGVENDEEIDSETRDQYIVGSDSPPAGSEPTETQ; translated from the coding sequence ATGGAAGAATTAACACATTCGTCTTCTGAGGAAACGAAGACAACAGCTTGGGTTGACGAGGTCTTTTTCAAGGGCCGCAAAGTTAAGCGCAGCGAGCTTCCGGAAGAGAAGCAGAGAATGACTCAGGAGGCGCAGGACCTCGCCAACTTGTATAGCAAGCTGGTTATGGAGTTCCGCGAAGGAGAGATTGTCCAGGGCAAGATCGTGTCCATAAGTGACAAGGAAATCTCAATTGATATCGGATTCAAATCAGAGGGAACTGTTGCTCGGGACGAATTCGCAAACCTCGCAGATGTAAAGATTGGTGACGATGTCGAGGTATTTCTTGATAGGGTAGAGGATCATTCTGGTCAGCTTGCCCTTTCGAAGCGCAAGGCGGACTTCATGAAGACCTGGGAGCGTATCCAGTCAATTCATGAAAAGCAGGATGTCACAACGGGTAACATTCAGCGCAGGATTAAGGGTGGCTTTGTCGTAAACGTCATGGGTGTAGAGGCCTTCTTGCCGGGATCACAGATTGATGTTCATCCTGTGCGTGATTTCGATGCGCTGGTTGGCCGTGACATGGATTTTCGTATCGTAAAGTTAAACGACGCTCGCAAGAACATAGTCGTATCACGCAAAGTTATCATTGAGGAAGGGCTCAAGGGAGTTCGCGAAAAGATACTTTCCGAGCTGCAGGTTGGTGACGTCATGGAAGGCACAGCGAAGAACATTACGGACTTCGGCGTCTTTGTTGATCTTGGCGGGGTAGACGGCCTGCTTCATATCACAGATCTTTCTTGGGGCAGAGTGAGTCACCCATCAGAAGTCGTGCAACTCGATCAGAAACTGACTGTGAAAGTACTTGACTATGATCGTGAGCGGCAGCGTATTTCAGTCGGTCTGAAACAGCTTCAGGCTCATCCATGGGATGGCGTGGACGATCGCTACCCGGTCGGAGCAAAGGTCCTTGGAAAGGTTGTCTCAATTGCCAGGTACGGCGCTTTTGTAGAACTTGAAAAGGGACTTGAGGGGCTCGTACACATATCGGAGATGAGTTGGACTCAGCATGTCAAACACCCATCTGCGATGCTTTCCGTCGGCGACGAGATTGAAGTCGTTATATTGAATATTGACAAGGAAGGCCGCAAGATTTCACTTGGCATGAAGCAAGTGGATGCGGATCCCTGGGAGAATCTCGAGCAGAAGTATGCGCCCGGTTCGCGTCACACCGGCAAGGTGCGAGATCTAGTACCGTTTGGTGCGTTTGTTGAATTGGAGGATGGGATTGACGGCTTGGTTCACATCTCAGACCTTTCATGGACCAAGCGTGTAAGACACCCCGGCGAAATTCTGCAGAAAGGTGAAGAGGTCGAGATTGTCGTCTTAGGATTTGACCGCAATGAAAGGCGAATCGCACTTGGCCTGAAACAGGCGCAGTCGAATCCTTGGGACGAGTTTGAATCTCTTTATTCTGTGGGATCACAAACTGCTGGCAAAGTAATTAGGGTCATGGACAAGGGCGTCATTGTGGAACTACCACGGGAAGTCGAGGGCTTTGTTCCGGCAAGCCAGCTTAAGCGACTTACCAAGGGTTCAAAGCAAACTGTAAGCGTTGGAGACGAGATTTCTTTGGAAGTCATTGAGTTCGACAGAGAAAACAAGAAGATTATTCTAGCAGCCCAATCACCGGACGGCGTAGAAAACGATGAGGAGATTGACTCAGAGACACGCGACCAGTACATAGTTGGAAGTGATAGCCCGCCCGCTGGATCAGAGCCGACGGAGACCCAATGA
- a CDS encoding segregation/condensation protein A codes for MSTWQVRLPRFEGPLDLLLFLVTRKEYDILDLPMAEITESYLEALDSIGVDNLEDAGDYLLMAATLLSIKVRMLLPQSPMHDELDMEDPRRELVNRLQVYARIKEAAEDLGRFESEMYDRRALAREAVPDEARPEGLELLMPVSIYDLARTMEEILARGDSKVFHEVKLLRVSVEERIAWVVNSLKHMDRFGLLEKLRSVPDRIVWVATFLALLELTRQGRINIEQNAPFQEIYISRPDTSDAQAA; via the coding sequence GTGAGTACGTGGCAGGTGAGATTGCCCCGATTTGAAGGTCCGCTCGACCTCTTGTTGTTCCTTGTTACCCGCAAAGAGTACGACATACTTGACCTGCCGATGGCTGAAATCACTGAGTCGTACTTAGAAGCGCTTGACTCTATTGGTGTGGACAATCTTGAGGACGCAGGCGACTACCTGCTTATGGCTGCGACATTGTTGTCGATAAAAGTTCGGATGCTTTTGCCGCAGTCCCCAATGCACGACGAACTTGACATGGAAGATCCTCGCAGGGAGTTGGTGAATAGACTGCAAGTATACGCTCGAATTAAGGAAGCGGCCGAGGATCTTGGAAGATTTGAATCTGAAATGTACGATCGGCGCGCATTGGCACGAGAAGCGGTACCTGATGAGGCAAGGCCTGAAGGCTTGGAGTTGCTAATGCCTGTATCGATCTACGATTTGGCTCGCACGATGGAGGAGATTCTGGCACGAGGCGATTCAAAGGTATTCCATGAAGTGAAGTTACTAAGAGTGTCGGTCGAAGAGCGTATTGCGTGGGTAGTGAACTCTCTCAAGCACATGGACAGATTCGGACTCTTGGAGAAACTAAGAAGCGTTCCGGATCGAATCGTCTGGGTCGCGACTTTTCTTGCTTTGCTTGAACTCACACGTCAAGGCAGGATTAACATTGAACAGAATGCACCATTTCAGGAAATTTACATTTCACGTCCGGACACTTCGGACGCTCAAGCTGCCTAA
- a CDS encoding (d)CMP kinase, whose product MNSERTRLIIAIDGPASSGKSTTAKRVAEKLGLMYLDTGAMYRAVALKIYQSGTELTDRTALTKLLSSTTVTQKFESGEVRFLLDGKDVTEEIRTPEISLWVGPVSEHSLVREHLVGWQREIGKSGGLVADGRDIGTVVFPNADIKIFLVADSHVRAVRRQKELAARGIVQNVEEVEEALIKRDHRDSTREHSPLSMAPDAVEIDTTHLTIGDQVERVLSLVKKLQDSISK is encoded by the coding sequence ATGAATTCAGAGAGAACCAGACTCATTATCGCGATTGACGGTCCGGCAAGCAGCGGAAAGTCAACTACAGCAAAGCGTGTCGCCGAGAAACTCGGTCTTATGTATCTTGATACTGGAGCGATGTACCGTGCTGTTGCACTCAAGATTTATCAAAGTGGTACTGAGCTAACTGACAGAACAGCTTTGACCAAACTGCTTTCAAGTACGACAGTTACTCAGAAATTTGAAAGCGGTGAAGTACGATTCCTTCTCGATGGCAAGGACGTAACAGAAGAGATACGCACACCTGAAATCTCGTTGTGGGTCGGACCTGTGTCGGAACATTCCTTGGTACGGGAGCATCTTGTCGGATGGCAAAGGGAAATCGGCAAATCAGGGGGATTGGTGGCTGACGGGCGAGACATTGGAACCGTAGTATTCCCCAATGCAGATATCAAGATTTTTTTGGTTGCAGACTCCCATGTCCGGGCTGTACGAAGACAGAAGGAACTAGCGGCTCGCGGGATTGTACAAAACGTCGAAGAAGTCGAAGAAGCTTTGATCAAGCGAGATCATCGTGATTCCACAAGAGAACACAGTCCGCTAAGCATGGCGCCTGATGCGGTAGAAATCGACACAACGCATTTGACAATTGGCGACCAGGTAGAACGAGTTCTGTCACTGGTTAAGAAGCTTCAGGACTCGATCTCGAAATAG